The Brevibacillus brevis genome contains a region encoding:
- the pepV gene encoding dipeptidase PepV, translating to MSDYWRQQALLQREQYLDDLKSFLSINSIEDMTTAKEGKPFGEGVAAALEAMLARGELDGFQTKNLDGYAGTIELGDGEEEVGVLVHIDVVTVGEGWTTPPFEPSIRDGRIYARGAIDDKGPAMAAYYALKLVKDSGLPLKKRVRMIIGTDEESGWLCMKHFARHDCIPPIGFSPDSSFPMTYAEKGQINPTLTIPAMEPPEQNGAWQLASFVSGDQGNSVPEKAVALVRLDSQARQEVVLSRLAEEWEMFLNENHTTGRMELVGLGQLQFTLAGKPAHGMAPFQGVNAGTLLATFLRPYSFGGSCSSFLAMLSDVLHEDYFGHHLHMACEDEVSGKLTVNAGILRYDSSEGGTVRLNIRYPATVSCEEYVEKLKQRTVELGWTISALRTSKSHYVPKDHPVIQTLSRVYEEHTGDPATLLSSGGATYAKIMPYGVAFGPLFPGKESMAHLADEYAEIDDLLRAMAIYAHAIYELAK from the coding sequence ATGAGCGATTACTGGAGGCAGCAAGCGCTTCTGCAAAGAGAGCAGTACCTGGATGATTTGAAATCCTTTCTTTCCATTAACAGCATCGAAGACATGACGACGGCAAAAGAAGGAAAGCCATTTGGCGAAGGTGTTGCCGCAGCGCTTGAAGCCATGCTCGCACGCGGTGAGCTGGATGGCTTCCAGACCAAAAACCTGGATGGCTACGCAGGGACAATCGAGCTTGGCGACGGGGAGGAAGAGGTCGGTGTCCTCGTTCATATCGATGTCGTCACTGTGGGAGAAGGTTGGACGACTCCGCCTTTTGAACCGAGCATTCGCGACGGTCGCATCTATGCGCGGGGAGCCATTGACGACAAAGGACCTGCCATGGCTGCGTACTATGCGCTGAAGCTGGTCAAGGATTCAGGCTTGCCACTGAAAAAACGTGTGCGAATGATCATCGGAACGGATGAAGAGAGCGGCTGGCTGTGCATGAAGCATTTTGCCCGGCATGATTGCATCCCGCCGATTGGGTTTTCACCGGATTCCTCCTTTCCAATGACATATGCCGAGAAGGGACAGATCAACCCGACATTGACGATTCCAGCCATGGAGCCGCCCGAGCAAAACGGAGCATGGCAACTGGCGTCTTTTGTTTCCGGTGATCAAGGCAACAGTGTTCCCGAAAAAGCAGTCGCTCTTGTAAGACTGGACTCTCAGGCACGGCAGGAGGTCGTCCTTTCTCGATTGGCAGAAGAGTGGGAAATGTTTCTGAATGAAAATCACACAACTGGTCGTATGGAACTGGTAGGGCTGGGGCAATTGCAATTCACGCTCGCAGGAAAGCCAGCTCATGGGATGGCGCCATTCCAAGGTGTGAATGCGGGAACCTTGTTGGCCACTTTTTTGCGCCCATACTCGTTTGGTGGCTCCTGCTCGTCCTTCCTTGCGATGTTGTCTGATGTCCTGCATGAAGACTATTTTGGTCACCATCTACACATGGCTTGCGAGGATGAAGTGTCAGGCAAGCTGACGGTCAACGCGGGGATTTTGCGTTACGATTCCAGCGAAGGGGGGACAGTTCGGCTCAATATTCGCTATCCGGCTACCGTTTCTTGTGAAGAATACGTTGAGAAATTGAAGCAAAGGACAGTAGAGCTGGGCTGGACGATTTCCGCTTTGCGGACATCCAAGTCGCATTATGTACCCAAAGATCACCCTGTGATCCAAACTTTGTCGCGGGTGTATGAGGAGCACACGGGAGATCCAGCGACCCTTCTTTCTTCAGGAGGAGCTACCTACGCCAAAATCATGCCGTATGGTGTTGCTTTCGGCCCGCTCTTTCCAGGCAAGGAATCCATGGCCCATCTGGCAGATGAATATGCCGAGATTGACGACCTGCTGCGTG
- a CDS encoding sigma-54 interaction domain-containing protein, producing MDKKSIIFIARMDEFLQSVVSQYHELGIGDDIHVEAMRVDQLPLRPITPGALVIVSTKSIVPLVQPYVPKESSIIIAKRMLPYHNLRGMLEIPKGVKVLLVSDTKETAEENVELLRASGMDFELYPYYPGADYPPDIEIAVTPGEAEHVPPHIRKVVDIGYRIIDLSTWLAIYSHFKNGNFQKVTARAMQSLVDITKELNNEIQHAHLLSKYLEAIVNRIEDAVIAMDEKENIRFVNQKAIDTLQMEGNEVVGERAANCLPSNFYQLIRQCEENKDVLVDWANKTYFFRKMHIVMEGSFLGSLLLFRQAAEIEKLEHDYRMRLYSKGLVAKYQFDDFYGESAPVQKVIQIARKIARSNSTVLLLGETGTGKELLAQAIHNASPRRREPFVGVNFAAISESLLESELFGYEEGAFTGARKGGHMGWFELAHKGTIFLDEIGDASTAIQNRLLRVLQERQIMRVGGSKIIPTDIRVIAATNQDLQRMIAEGAFRADLYYRLNILPIHLPPLRNRREDIPWLTHQFIKKYSYDLRRPPFTLTNEAMRALHEYDWPGNIRELENVIEYLAHVVEDEAYPYHLPFLREIPEAPLPVDSLNNECEIIITEYKKRGFLDEITAILQELGQGGGGRYTLLAQLQDRGHSVTLQQLRYRLKLLQQDELIQVGKGRQGSQISSKGESFLAYLHRMKAGERI from the coding sequence ATGGACAAAAAATCGATCATATTTATTGCGAGAATGGATGAGTTTCTACAGTCTGTCGTTAGTCAATATCATGAATTGGGAATCGGCGATGATATCCATGTCGAGGCGATGCGAGTCGACCAGCTTCCGCTACGCCCGATCACGCCCGGTGCTCTCGTCATTGTATCCACCAAAAGCATCGTCCCACTTGTACAACCGTATGTGCCGAAAGAATCCAGTATCATCATTGCCAAGCGAATGCTGCCGTATCATAATTTGCGCGGCATGCTGGAAATCCCGAAAGGCGTGAAAGTGCTTCTCGTCAGTGACACCAAGGAGACTGCTGAAGAAAATGTGGAATTGCTGCGTGCCTCTGGGATGGATTTTGAACTGTATCCCTATTATCCAGGTGCTGACTATCCGCCTGACATCGAGATTGCGGTAACGCCAGGAGAGGCAGAGCATGTCCCCCCGCATATTCGAAAAGTTGTCGATATCGGGTATCGGATCATCGATTTATCTACGTGGCTTGCCATCTATTCTCATTTTAAAAACGGCAATTTCCAAAAGGTGACCGCACGCGCCATGCAATCGTTGGTCGATATCACCAAAGAGCTGAACAACGAGATTCAGCATGCGCATCTGTTGAGCAAATATTTGGAGGCCATCGTCAATCGGATCGAGGATGCGGTGATTGCCATGGATGAAAAAGAAAACATCCGTTTTGTCAATCAGAAAGCAATCGATACGTTGCAGATGGAAGGGAATGAAGTCGTCGGTGAGCGGGCGGCCAATTGCTTGCCGTCGAATTTTTATCAGTTGATCCGGCAGTGTGAAGAGAACAAGGATGTTTTGGTAGATTGGGCGAACAAAACCTACTTTTTCCGCAAAATGCACATCGTCATGGAAGGGAGCTTTCTCGGGAGTCTGCTCTTGTTTCGCCAGGCGGCAGAAATTGAAAAGCTGGAGCATGATTATCGCATGCGCCTTTACAGCAAAGGATTGGTAGCCAAATACCAATTTGATGATTTCTATGGGGAGAGTGCGCCTGTACAAAAAGTGATTCAGATTGCCCGCAAAATCGCAAGAAGCAACTCCACTGTGCTGTTGTTGGGAGAAACAGGGACAGGGAAGGAATTGCTCGCCCAGGCTATCCACAATGCTTCGCCACGCAGAAGAGAGCCGTTTGTCGGGGTCAACTTCGCTGCCATATCGGAATCTCTTTTGGAAAGCGAGCTGTTCGGCTATGAAGAAGGGGCTTTTACCGGAGCTCGTAAAGGTGGCCATATGGGCTGGTTCGAATTGGCCCACAAAGGGACCATTTTTCTTGATGAGATCGGAGATGCCAGCACGGCTATTCAAAACCGACTGCTGCGTGTATTGCAAGAACGCCAGATTATGCGCGTAGGCGGCAGCAAGATCATCCCGACAGATATTCGCGTCATCGCAGCAACGAATCAAGACTTGCAGCGGATGATTGCGGAAGGGGCCTTCCGTGCTGATTTGTATTATCGCCTGAATATCCTGCCGATTCATTTGCCGCCGCTGCGAAACAGACGGGAGGACATCCCGTGGTTGACTCATCAATTTATAAAGAAATATTCCTATGATTTGCGCCGCCCGCCGTTTACGTTGACCAATGAAGCGATGCGGGCGCTCCATGAGTACGACTGGCCTGGAAATATTCGCGAGCTCGAAAATGTGATCGAGTATTTAGCACACGTCGTGGAGGATGAAGCGTATCCATATCATTTGCCGTTTCTGCGGGAAATACCGGAAGCGCCGTTGCCCGTAGATAGCCTGAACAACGAATGTGAAATCATCATTACCGAATATAAAAAACGAGGATTTCTGGATGAAATCACGGCTATTTTGCAGGAGCTGGGGCAAGGTGGCGGTGGACGCTATACGCTACTTGCGCAGTTGCAAGACAGAGGCCACTCGGTTACCTTGCAACAGCTGCGCTATCGCCTGAAGCTTTTGCAGCAGGATGAGCTGATTCAAGTGGGAAAAGGAAGACAAGGAAGTCAGATTTCCTCGAAAGGTGAATCGTTTCTTGCCTATCTACATCGGATGAAAGCAGGGGAACGCATATGA
- a CDS encoding peptide ABC transporter substrate-binding protein: MNMRKGWKLLSTAALVTVLAITGCSQSATPTQPAGGGTAGQASTDTGGQANVAAKLKLNLKTEPPSLDPPKGFDSTSNEVLNATMEGLVRLDKDHKPQAAMAEKWAVSEDGKTYTFTLRESKWSNGEPVTAQDFEFAFKRIVDPNNAFPSAFLAYYIDGAEAFNKGTGNADGVKVKAVDEKTFEVKLKAPTGYFLHILTQPTFFPVNKKVVESNPKWAEGAASIVTNGPFKMEDWVHDQSVKLVKNEGYWDRDSIKYAGIEFVMVNDENTQFQMYKTGQLDMIQTVPNDMKKQLIDSGEAKVETEASIYYYRMNTTMPPFTNANIRKAFALAIDRKTLIDNVVQGKQTPAMAHVPLGFPEPDGADFRTKGGDFFQDNDVEQAKALLKKGMEEEGWTTLPPVTMTYNTSDAHKAIAQVLQEMYKKNLGVDVKLENKEWKVFLAEQRARTLQFSRSTIPADYGDPVNYLELFVTDHPGNRVNYSNKEYDALVEKIRNTADEPERFKLMHDAEKIFMDDMPLVPIYFGTKVFMEQPNIKGIIRHPVGTIDYKWVEIGNK, from the coding sequence ATGAACATGCGAAAAGGATGGAAGCTGCTTAGTACCGCTGCACTTGTCACTGTCCTTGCCATTACAGGTTGTAGTCAGTCGGCAACGCCGACACAGCCAGCAGGAGGAGGTACAGCAGGTCAAGCGTCCACAGATACAGGTGGACAAGCAAATGTTGCTGCAAAACTCAAGCTCAACCTGAAGACAGAACCACCTTCGCTCGATCCGCCAAAGGGCTTTGACAGTACTTCCAACGAAGTGTTGAATGCCACAATGGAAGGCTTGGTTCGACTGGACAAGGATCACAAGCCGCAAGCAGCCATGGCCGAGAAATGGGCAGTGAGTGAAGATGGGAAAACGTATACCTTTACACTGCGCGAAAGCAAATGGTCGAATGGCGAACCAGTGACAGCCCAGGATTTCGAGTTTGCGTTTAAGCGCATTGTCGATCCGAACAATGCATTCCCGTCTGCTTTCCTCGCTTATTACATCGATGGAGCTGAAGCGTTCAACAAAGGAACAGGAAATGCAGACGGCGTGAAGGTAAAAGCCGTAGACGAGAAGACGTTTGAGGTAAAGCTGAAGGCGCCAACAGGTTACTTCCTCCACATCCTGACGCAGCCGACCTTCTTCCCGGTGAATAAAAAAGTCGTGGAGAGCAATCCGAAATGGGCGGAAGGCGCGGCAAGCATCGTGACGAATGGACCGTTCAAAATGGAGGATTGGGTTCATGACCAATCAGTAAAACTGGTGAAAAACGAAGGCTACTGGGACCGTGACTCGATCAAATATGCGGGAATCGAATTTGTCATGGTCAACGATGAAAATACGCAATTCCAAATGTACAAAACAGGTCAGCTCGACATGATCCAGACCGTTCCAAACGATATGAAGAAACAGTTGATCGATTCTGGAGAAGCAAAGGTAGAAACGGAAGCTTCCATCTACTACTACCGGATGAACACCACAATGCCTCCATTCACCAACGCCAACATTCGGAAAGCATTTGCGCTGGCTATCGATCGCAAGACTTTGATCGACAATGTGGTGCAAGGGAAACAGACGCCTGCCATGGCTCACGTGCCGTTGGGCTTCCCGGAGCCAGATGGAGCGGATTTCCGCACAAAGGGCGGGGATTTCTTCCAGGATAACGATGTAGAGCAAGCAAAAGCACTGCTGAAAAAAGGGATGGAAGAAGAAGGCTGGACAACCCTCCCGCCTGTCACCATGACGTATAACACCAGTGATGCGCACAAGGCCATCGCGCAAGTTTTGCAGGAAATGTACAAGAAAAATCTCGGGGTAGACGTGAAGCTGGAAAACAAAGAGTGGAAAGTATTCCTCGCAGAACAGCGTGCCCGCACTCTTCAATTCTCCCGCTCGACGATCCCTGCCGACTATGGAGACCCGGTCAATTACCTTGAGCTGTTCGTGACTGACCATCCTGGAAACCGTGTCAACTACAGCAACAAAGAGTATGACGCACTGGTCGAGAAGATTCGCAACACTGCCGACGAGCCAGAGCGCTTCAAGCTCATGCATGACGCCGAGAAAATATTCATGGATGATATGCCACTCGTACCTATTTATTTCGGGACAAAAGTATTTATGGAGCAGCCAAACATAAAAGGCATCATTCGCCATCCAGTCGGCACGATTGACTACAAATGGGTAGAAATCGGCAATAAGTAA
- a CDS encoding asparaginase, whose translation MNVVANVYRGEQVESSHLGHIAVVDSQGTLLYSYGDPNRLTYARSSMKPLQTIPVIETGTADRYGFEPADLSLCCASHSGEPRHRTRALSMLARAGQPEAALQCGTHVPRHEESYKQLIREGKPLTPVFSNCSGKHSGMIATATHMGEEVTTYHLPEHPVQQRILEVVEDITGYPKDKIKLGTDGCGVPVHQLPLAHYAWAFAKLARPEVIENPERRKAVQRITDAMTAHPEMVGGENRYCTDLMSAFGGRIVGKAGAESVYCLGDRETGLGIAIKIEDGGPRAINPVVNEVLRQLGIGMDGPLERLAEYTNPPITNMSGNVVGRIETSFRLAKTDFSLRV comes from the coding sequence ATGAACGTCGTTGCCAACGTATATCGGGGAGAACAGGTAGAGAGCTCTCATCTTGGACATATCGCAGTCGTTGATTCGCAGGGGACATTGCTCTATTCGTACGGTGATCCCAATCGCCTTACCTATGCACGCTCCAGTATGAAGCCGTTGCAGACGATTCCGGTAATCGAGACGGGGACGGCAGATCGGTATGGTTTTGAGCCGGCTGATCTCTCGCTCTGTTGCGCTTCTCATAGTGGGGAGCCACGCCATCGCACACGGGCCCTCTCTATGCTTGCGCGAGCAGGTCAGCCAGAAGCGGCATTGCAATGCGGGACACATGTGCCGCGTCACGAGGAGAGCTACAAACAGCTGATTCGGGAGGGAAAGCCGCTTACGCCTGTCTTCTCGAATTGCTCCGGTAAGCACTCCGGCATGATCGCCACCGCGACACATATGGGCGAGGAAGTAACTACCTATCATTTGCCAGAGCATCCGGTTCAACAGCGAATTCTCGAAGTAGTCGAGGACATAACAGGCTACCCCAAAGACAAAATCAAGCTCGGGACAGATGGATGTGGGGTTCCCGTCCATCAATTGCCGCTCGCCCATTACGCGTGGGCATTCGCCAAGCTGGCGAGACCTGAGGTGATCGAGAATCCAGAGCGACGTAAAGCCGTTCAGCGAATTACGGATGCCATGACCGCTCATCCCGAAATGGTCGGAGGCGAGAATCGATATTGCACAGACCTCATGTCAGCCTTTGGCGGTCGTATTGTAGGGAAGGCAGGCGCCGAGTCGGTGTATTGCCTGGGCGATCGAGAAACAGGATTGGGCATTGCCATCAAAATCGAGGATGGAGGACCGCGGGCGATCAATCCGGTCGTCAATGAAGTGCTTCGTCAACTGGGAATCGGCATGGATGGTCCTTTGGAAAGACTCGCCGAATATACTAACCCGCCCATTACAAACATGAGTGGCAACGTTGTTGGACGGATCGAGACTTCCTTTCGTCTCGCCAAGACAGATTTTTCTTTACGTGTATAA
- the gmd gene encoding GDP-mannose 4,6-dehydratase encodes MKTAFLTGITGQDGAYLAKFLLEKGYHVVGLVPRRSTVDRWRLEYLNIADHVEYKDGDLLDVSSLTRALKACKPEEVYHLGAQSFVGSSWEQPILTAQVTGMGVLHVLEAIRETDPAIKMYQASSSELYGLIQEPQQSEQTPFYPRSPYAVSKLFGYWMTKNYRESFQMFSTNGILFNHESPLRGLEFVTRKVTHAVARIAANKQKELRLGNIQAKRDWGFAGDFVEAMWLMLQQDKPDDYVIATGKTSTVEEMCKIAFDYVGLNYQDYVVIDPELYRPAEVDILLGNPEKAKRELGWTPKTKLEDLIHMMVDADMQRVAKQ; translated from the coding sequence ATGAAAACAGCTTTCCTCACAGGAATCACAGGTCAGGACGGCGCCTACCTGGCAAAATTTTTGCTTGAGAAGGGGTACCATGTTGTAGGACTGGTACCACGTCGTAGTACGGTAGACAGGTGGCGGCTAGAGTATTTGAACATCGCCGATCACGTCGAGTACAAGGACGGTGATCTATTGGATGTGTCGTCGTTGACGCGGGCGCTGAAGGCATGTAAACCAGAGGAAGTATATCATTTAGGTGCGCAAAGTTTTGTCGGTTCGTCTTGGGAGCAGCCTATTTTAACCGCGCAAGTAACCGGAATGGGTGTCCTGCATGTTCTGGAGGCGATTCGGGAAACGGATCCTGCCATCAAAATGTATCAGGCTTCATCAAGTGAGCTGTACGGATTAATCCAGGAGCCACAGCAATCGGAGCAAACGCCTTTTTATCCAAGAAGCCCATATGCAGTCTCCAAGCTGTTTGGCTACTGGATGACCAAAAACTATCGGGAAAGCTTTCAGATGTTTAGCACCAACGGCATTTTATTCAATCATGAATCACCTTTGCGTGGGCTGGAATTCGTTACAAGGAAAGTAACGCATGCAGTCGCAAGAATAGCCGCGAACAAGCAAAAAGAACTGCGGCTGGGGAATATTCAGGCGAAGCGGGATTGGGGCTTTGCCGGCGATTTCGTGGAAGCGATGTGGCTGATGCTCCAGCAGGATAAGCCGGATGACTATGTCATTGCGACAGGAAAAACTTCGACGGTGGAAGAGATGTGCAAAATCGCCTTTGATTATGTCGGATTGAACTACCAAGATTACGTCGTGATCGACCCGGAATTGTATCGACCAGCAGAAGTGGACATTTTATTGGGCAATCCGGAAAAAGCGAAAAGAGAACTCGGATGGACACCGAAAACGAAGCTGGAAGATCTCATTCACATGATGGTCGACGCGGATATGCAGCGCGTTGCCAAACAATAA
- a CDS encoding glycosyltransferase family 2 protein, with protein MTKRGVSTVMSLITVVIPTYNREKYLPTAIESVLNQTHKEWKLLIVDDASTDHTRAIVEKYLDDPRIHYVLLPENSGIGKTMAAALERIDTPYFVSLDSDDWFDEKTLEILLDEMERQPETTNVVFSNTVFWKEVGDTRELSEIMRPPLYEDKYYYLEAPMVWPRFYRTQAVRDVGGFECDDPMQGRFSHDKYMLLKLIGTGDIHWVDANLYHYLIHESNNSHTKNWPQWTKARKYILTKILKLWGDEYEPVFVYTPEGWIYVNELIPKEKPS; from the coding sequence ATGACCAAAAGAGGTGTTTCGACCGTCATGTCGCTCATTACTGTCGTGATTCCAACCTATAATCGGGAGAAGTATCTCCCCACAGCCATCGAAAGTGTGTTGAACCAAACGCACAAGGAATGGAAGCTGCTCATTGTAGATGACGCCTCTACTGATCACACACGTGCCATCGTAGAAAAGTACCTCGATGATCCCCGCATTCACTACGTGCTTCTGCCTGAAAATTCAGGGATCGGCAAAACAATGGCTGCTGCTCTGGAACGAATTGACACGCCCTACTTTGTCTCACTTGATTCGGATGACTGGTTCGACGAAAAGACCTTGGAAATTTTGTTGGATGAAATGGAACGCCAGCCCGAAACCACAAACGTCGTGTTCTCCAACACTGTTTTTTGGAAGGAAGTGGGTGACACGCGAGAATTGTCCGAAATCATGCGGCCTCCGCTCTATGAAGATAAGTATTATTACTTGGAAGCTCCGATGGTTTGGCCTCGTTTTTATCGGACACAAGCGGTTCGTGATGTCGGTGGATTTGAATGTGACGATCCGATGCAGGGAAGGTTTTCTCATGACAAGTACATGTTATTAAAATTGATCGGAACTGGTGATATTCACTGGGTCGATGCGAACCTCTATCATTATTTGATTCACGAGAGCAACAATTCCCACACAAAAAACTGGCCGCAATGGACAAAAGCAAGAAAGTACATCCTTACGAAAATCTTGAAACTGTGGGGCGACGAATACGAGCCTGTTTTTGTGTACACACCCGAGGGATGGATCTATGTGAACGAGCTCATTCCGAAAGAAAAGCCTTCCTAA
- the glf gene encoding UDP-galactopyranose mutase — MKVDWLIVGAGFTGATLAERIANGLDQKVLVVERRNHIGGNAYDCYDEQGILIHKYGSHTFHTNSKLVWDYLSRFTQWRPYFHEVRAYVDGIKIPLPFNLNALSALFSPQYAQKLESLLIRQYGFGAKIPILKLRESANEELGFLAEFIYQKVFYRYTIKHWDLKPEELDPSVSARVPVYVSRDNRYFQDTYQGIPFHGFTAMFHRMLDHPNIKVLLNTDYQEIADEIRYKRMIYTGPIDSFFGYKHGQLPYRSLRFHFETHQKARYQEVGTVNYPNEYDFTRILEQKHLTGQVAPHTTISYVYPQPYSPGENEPYYPIPRKENSQRYNLYKQEAEQIRDQVLFAGRLADYQYYNMDQAVARALTLFKQIVAE; from the coding sequence ATGAAGGTGGATTGGCTGATTGTCGGAGCTGGATTTACGGGTGCTACACTGGCAGAGCGGATTGCCAATGGGCTTGATCAGAAAGTGTTGGTGGTAGAGAGGCGTAATCATATCGGAGGAAATGCCTATGATTGCTATGATGAGCAGGGGATACTGATTCACAAATACGGATCGCACACCTTTCATACGAATTCCAAGCTGGTTTGGGACTATTTGTCGCGTTTTACCCAGTGGCGGCCGTACTTCCATGAGGTACGGGCCTATGTCGATGGCATAAAAATACCGTTGCCTTTCAATCTAAATGCATTGTCCGCTTTGTTTTCCCCGCAATATGCCCAAAAACTGGAGAGCTTACTGATCCGTCAATATGGATTCGGGGCGAAGATTCCGATTCTGAAGCTTCGGGAAAGTGCAAATGAAGAGCTTGGTTTTTTGGCTGAATTCATTTATCAAAAAGTATTTTATCGGTACACGATCAAGCACTGGGATTTGAAGCCGGAGGAGCTGGATCCGTCTGTTTCCGCAAGGGTTCCTGTGTATGTCAGCAGGGACAATCGGTATTTTCAGGACACGTATCAAGGAATTCCGTTTCATGGCTTTACGGCAATGTTTCATCGCATGCTCGACCATCCGAATATAAAGGTGCTCCTCAATACGGACTATCAAGAAATCGCGGATGAAATCAGGTATAAACGAATGATTTACACAGGCCCGATCGATTCCTTTTTTGGCTATAAGCATGGACAGTTGCCGTATCGAAGCCTGCGCTTTCATTTTGAAACGCATCAAAAAGCACGGTATCAGGAAGTGGGGACTGTCAATTATCCCAATGAGTATGATTTCACCAGAATCCTCGAACAAAAGCATCTCACGGGTCAAGTCGCTCCTCACACAACGATTTCCTACGTATATCCACAGCCGTATTCACCTGGCGAAAACGAGCCGTATTATCCGATTCCTCGCAAGGAAAACAGCCAACGGTACAACCTCTACAAACAAGAGGCGGAGCAAATACGCGATCAGGTGCTTTTTGCCGGGAGACTCGCGGACTATCAATACTACAACATGGATCAAGCTGTGGCGCGGGCATTGACCTTGTTTAAGCAGATTGTCGCAGAATAG
- a CDS encoding phospho-sugar mutase codes for MNANWHAHYTRWNECKSLDPALRQQLTAMHADEKQLADCFSAPIAFGTGGMRGVMEPGINRINLYTIRKASAGLALYLLETYPDLAVKKVVIAYDSRKHSQLFAKEAAKVLGQYGITTCIFNQLTPTPLLSFAVRHFCACAGIVITASHNPPEYNGYKVYGADGGQITLATAERLMEHIVAAGNELEITPADEQELCKNGLLHYIDDSLLHAYLEKVKQLRVHPDFSPAIREQVKIVFTPLHGTTHDSITRGLKWFGYTQVSVVEEQAVPDPNFSTVASPNPEEPEAFRLAISYAKKVDADLIMGTDPDGDRLGVLVKNQAGDYIVLTGNQLGALLLHYLLNTKQKKGELPSNGIVLKTIVTSEMGRAIAADFGVSTEDTLTGFKYIGEKIEAYEKSGAYVFQFGYEESYGYLIGDFVRDKDAVQTALLLADMCAYYKAEHKSLDDTLNDLFNRYGHYAEELISFTCKGADGMQKISATMSSLRNQPPSHIASHPIIAIEDYASRIRTDCQTRTSTPLTLPASDTIKYFFHDQSWFCVRPSGTEPKIKIYFGVNGTSKQDSQEKLFTLKQAVLQLLGL; via the coding sequence ATGAATGCAAACTGGCACGCACACTACACTCGCTGGAACGAGTGCAAATCCCTCGATCCAGCGCTTCGTCAGCAGTTAACCGCCATGCACGCTGATGAAAAGCAGCTTGCGGATTGCTTCTCCGCTCCGATTGCATTTGGAACCGGAGGCATGCGCGGGGTCATGGAGCCGGGAATAAACCGCATCAATCTCTACACGATTCGCAAAGCAAGCGCAGGGCTGGCTCTTTATTTGCTCGAAACATACCCGGATCTGGCCGTCAAAAAAGTCGTCATCGCCTATGATTCACGGAAACACTCGCAGTTGTTTGCCAAGGAAGCCGCCAAAGTCCTCGGTCAGTACGGGATTACTACATGTATATTCAATCAGCTGACTCCTACCCCTCTGCTTTCCTTTGCTGTACGCCATTTTTGCGCGTGTGCTGGCATTGTCATTACAGCAAGCCACAATCCTCCCGAATACAACGGCTACAAAGTTTATGGCGCAGACGGGGGGCAAATTACGCTCGCGACAGCCGAACGACTGATGGAACATATCGTTGCAGCCGGAAATGAACTCGAAATTACCCCAGCCGATGAGCAAGAGCTGTGCAAGAATGGACTTCTCCACTACATTGACGATTCTCTCTTGCATGCGTATTTGGAAAAAGTAAAGCAATTGCGCGTCCATCCAGACTTCTCTCCTGCGATCCGGGAGCAAGTGAAGATCGTCTTTACTCCCCTGCACGGTACGACGCATGACTCTATCACACGCGGATTGAAATGGTTCGGGTATACACAAGTGAGTGTCGTTGAAGAGCAAGCTGTGCCCGATCCTAACTTTTCGACTGTAGCCTCGCCTAATCCCGAAGAGCCTGAAGCCTTTCGATTAGCGATTTCATACGCCAAAAAGGTGGATGCCGACTTGATCATGGGGACGGACCCTGATGGAGATCGACTAGGTGTGCTCGTCAAAAATCAGGCAGGAGACTACATCGTCTTGACAGGGAATCAACTGGGAGCCTTGCTTCTTCACTACCTGCTGAATACCAAACAAAAAAAGGGGGAACTCCCCTCTAACGGCATTGTATTGAAAACAATCGTCACGTCCGAAATGGGCAGAGCCATCGCGGCAGACTTCGGTGTATCGACTGAAGACACTTTGACAGGCTTCAAATATATTGGCGAAAAAATCGAAGCCTACGAAAAGAGTGGAGCGTACGTCTTCCAATTTGGTTATGAAGAAAGCTATGGATACTTAATCGGCGATTTTGTCCGGGATAAGGATGCCGTACAAACTGCTTTGTTGCTTGCTGACATGTGCGCGTATTACAAAGCAGAGCACAAAAGCCTGGATGACACATTGAATGACTTATTCAACCGTTACGGTCATTATGCGGAAGAACTGATTTCTTTCACGTGCAAAGGAGCAGATGGCATGCAAAAAATATCGGCAACGATGTCTTCCTTGCGCAATCAGCCACCTTCCCATATCGCCTCCCACCCCATCATAGCCATCGAAGATTATGCCAGCAGAATCCGAACAGATTGTCAAACACGTACATCCACACCGCTCACCTTGCCTGCCTCGGATACGATCAAATACTTTTTCCACGACCAGTCTTGGTTTTGTGTCAGACCGTCAGGCACAGAGCCCAAAATCAAAATCTATTTCGGAGTGAATGGAACGAGTAAGCAGGATAGCCAAGAAAAACTTTTCACCTTGAAACAAGCTGTCTTGCAGCTACTCGGACTCTAG